The Peribacillus simplex genome contains a region encoding:
- a CDS encoding amino acid permease has protein sequence MENTAHTSQTGDQTATDGKQLERKLKPRHLSMIAIGGTIGTGLFLASGSIIHTAGPGGAVAAYIIAGIMVYFLMTSLAEMAALIPITGSFSTYTSRFVDPALGFAIGWNYWYNNAIVVALELAASSLIMKYWLPSVPGIIWSALFLALIFGLNVLSVKGYGESEFWFAIIKVLTIIIFIAVGLLMIVGIMGGDAVGFENITKGEAPFKGGFLSVISVFMVVGFAFQGTELVGIAAGESENPRKNIPKAIKQIFWRLLLFYVLAIIVIGFLISYNDPRLLSSDIEDIAVSPFTLVFQNAGLAIAASVMNVVILTSVLSAGNSAMYGASRVLWVLAKEGKAPSFLKKVNSGGIPVNAVYFSTIVGMAAFLTSLFGEGMIYSWLLNAAGLSGFLSWLGISITHYRFRKAYIAQGRDLKDLPYVSKWYPFGPILATLLCVTAILGQNYSAFFGPEIDWYGILISYIGLPLFFLAFLGYKIVKRTKMIPLQEADFSKVE, from the coding sequence ATGGAAAATACCGCACATACATCACAAACCGGGGATCAAACAGCTACTGATGGAAAACAACTGGAGCGCAAACTCAAGCCAAGGCATCTTTCCATGATTGCAATCGGCGGAACCATTGGAACGGGGCTATTTTTAGCAAGCGGTTCCATTATTCATACTGCGGGTCCCGGAGGAGCTGTAGCAGCTTATATAATTGCCGGAATCATGGTTTACTTCCTGATGACAAGCTTAGCCGAAATGGCTGCCCTCATTCCTATTACAGGCTCTTTTAGTACCTATACATCAAGGTTTGTCGATCCGGCTTTAGGATTTGCGATCGGATGGAACTATTGGTATAACAACGCAATCGTAGTCGCGTTGGAATTGGCGGCTTCCTCCCTGATCATGAAATATTGGCTGCCTTCTGTTCCAGGCATCATTTGGAGCGCATTATTTCTTGCCCTCATATTTGGCCTGAATGTTTTATCGGTAAAAGGATATGGAGAATCAGAATTCTGGTTTGCCATTATAAAGGTTTTGACGATTATCATTTTTATAGCAGTGGGGTTATTGATGATTGTAGGAATCATGGGAGGGGATGCCGTAGGTTTTGAAAATATCACCAAAGGAGAGGCACCGTTTAAAGGAGGCTTTTTATCCGTTATAAGTGTCTTTATGGTGGTCGGATTTGCCTTCCAAGGCACCGAGTTAGTAGGAATTGCGGCCGGCGAGAGTGAAAATCCGAGAAAAAATATACCCAAGGCCATTAAGCAAATCTTCTGGAGACTGCTCTTGTTTTATGTATTGGCGATAATCGTGATTGGATTTTTAATCAGCTATAATGACCCGCGTTTGTTAAGCTCTGATATAGAAGATATTGCGGTAAGTCCCTTCACTTTAGTTTTTCAAAACGCTGGACTTGCGATCGCTGCATCGGTTATGAATGTGGTCATTCTTACTTCTGTTCTTTCTGCAGGCAATTCCGCCATGTACGGTGCTTCTCGTGTCCTTTGGGTGCTGGCAAAAGAAGGCAAAGCCCCTTCGTTTCTAAAAAAAGTGAATTCAGGCGGCATTCCAGTTAACGCTGTGTACTTTTCTACCATCGTTGGGATGGCAGCTTTCCTGACCTCTCTTTTCGGCGAAGGCATGATTTATTCTTGGTTATTGAATGCTGCAGGATTATCCGGCTTTTTATCCTGGTTAGGAATTTCGATTACACATTATCGATTCAGGAAGGCATATATTGCACAAGGAAGAGACTTGAAGGATTTGCCTTATGTATCAAAATGGTACCCCTTCGGTCCGATATTAGCCACATTATTATGTGTTACGGCTATCCTGGGACAAAATTACTCTGCCTTTTTCGGCCCTGAGATCGACTGGTATGGAATATTAATTTCTTATATCGGGCTTCCTTTATTTTTCCTGGCTTTTCTAGGTTATAAAATCGTAAAGCGAACAAAAATGATTCCATTGCAAGAGGCTGATTTCAGTAAAGTTGAATAA
- a CDS encoding MFS transporter, translating to MKRYIGGSQNKHFILFLLFVGYLVDYLDRMVMSVAVVSIKEEFNLDAAAVGAILSSFFLSYAIMQIPGGWLTDKLGSRRVLIWSIIVWSIFTVFTGFAWSLISLLVIRFLFGLGQGGYPSASQKGIADYFPRDERPKASAYLMSSNYFGMALAPLVAAPMILFMGWRNMFYVIGLLGILLTIAFWVYFKPKDSTAPLKDNSVPMKELLMNSGLWKITVMWFAAGIVNWGLSSWIPSYLMEARGMDLLSMGFYAALPGISTGVAMLFSGWLLDRFFNNLEKYYAAFGMLMSGIFLYLMFTSTSLVAAMVYLNLCMVFKSFAFTVAFALPHKIMSKKVIGSAMGVINMGAQAAGFISPLVMGFIITFTGSYNGAFWFLIGCSAISIIAALSIKKNNHMEQPKDVDLLA from the coding sequence ATGAAGCGTTACATTGGAGGGTCCCAAAATAAGCACTTTATATTATTTTTGCTGTTCGTTGGTTATCTGGTTGATTATTTGGATCGGATGGTCATGAGTGTGGCTGTTGTATCTATTAAGGAAGAATTTAATTTGGATGCTGCTGCTGTCGGGGCAATCTTGAGTAGCTTCTTCTTATCCTATGCCATCATGCAAATACCAGGAGGATGGCTAACAGATAAACTGGGTTCGAGAAGAGTCTTGATATGGTCCATCATTGTATGGTCTATTTTTACCGTATTTACTGGTTTTGCCTGGTCTCTTATTTCGTTACTTGTCATACGTTTTCTTTTCGGGCTTGGTCAAGGAGGATATCCTTCCGCTTCTCAAAAGGGGATAGCGGATTATTTTCCCCGGGATGAAAGGCCAAAGGCTTCTGCTTACTTGATGTCATCCAATTACTTTGGGATGGCACTTGCCCCACTGGTGGCTGCGCCGATGATTTTATTTATGGGCTGGAGAAACATGTTTTATGTAATCGGCTTGCTAGGAATATTGTTAACGATAGCTTTCTGGGTATATTTTAAACCAAAAGATAGCACTGCTCCATTAAAAGACAATAGTGTTCCAATGAAGGAATTGCTGATGAATTCTGGATTGTGGAAAATAACTGTCATGTGGTTTGCTGCTGGAATAGTAAATTGGGGACTTTCTTCCTGGATTCCATCTTATTTGATGGAAGCTAGAGGAATGGATCTGTTGTCCATGGGTTTTTATGCAGCGTTACCGGGTATCTCGACGGGAGTTGCTATGTTGTTCAGTGGGTGGCTTCTTGACAGGTTTTTTAATAATTTGGAAAAATATTATGCGGCATTTGGCATGCTTATGTCAGGGATATTCCTATATTTGATGTTTACATCGACCTCCTTAGTAGCTGCAATGGTTTATTTGAATCTTTGTATGGTCTTTAAAAGCTTTGCCTTTACAGTTGCTTTTGCTTTGCCGCATAAAATCATGTCTAAAAAGGTTATCGGTTCTGCAATGGGAGTAATTAATATGGGGGCACAGGCAGCAGGTTTCATATCACCTCTTGTCATGGGCTTTATCATCACCTTTACAGGATCCTACAATGGGGCATTTTGGTTCTTAATCGGATGTTCCGCCATATCAATAATTGCTGCGCTTTCCATTAAAAAGAATAATCATATGGAGCAACCAAAAGATGTTGACCTATTAGCATAG
- a CDS encoding N-acyl-D-amino-acid deacylase family protein → MLDVIIKNGRVYDGTGNPWTKTDIGIEDGRITFIGNLSGEQAKQTIDANRLAVSPGFIDPHVHSELLCTVPEVHKIKALQGVTTELFGQDGISVAPVSEKTKPLWKKQLSGLNGDIGEWPWNSIDEYFSFLEKSKMIGNAAYLVPHGAVRSLVMGFEDRVATKQELEKMRLLVEEGMRMGAVGLSSGLVYPPNVFSNKEELIEICKGTAKYDGCFVVHIRNESIHSLSALDEVIDVSRQSGVRLHISHFKIIGQGNRDKFKKALDRMNAARHEGIEITFDQYPYSAASTVFHAILPPWMHAGGTEETLIRLSIPEIRKRISEEFKTNTDYENWVLNCGWKNIMITSVQTDSNKCLEGKDMMEISEIRQQSPEDAAFDILIEEKGNVAMVIHWGFEEDVLQSMCHPLQMVGSDGIFGGKPHPRLYGTFPRVLGKYVREEGALTLEQAIRRMTGAPAQLMRLKDRGLIKEGYQADIVIFDPEKIKDRATFEEPLLEPEGIHVVYINGKLTVYHGEYTGARDGKVIRRFQSSKIDKVATF, encoded by the coding sequence ATGCTAGACGTAATAATAAAAAATGGAAGGGTTTATGATGGAACAGGGAACCCTTGGACGAAAACTGACATTGGAATCGAGGATGGGAGAATTACTTTTATTGGGAATTTAAGCGGCGAACAGGCTAAACAAACTATAGATGCCAATAGGTTGGCAGTTTCACCAGGATTTATTGATCCTCATGTCCATTCTGAATTACTTTGCACTGTTCCTGAAGTTCATAAAATAAAGGCACTTCAGGGTGTGACTACAGAATTATTTGGACAGGATGGTATTTCTGTTGCTCCTGTATCAGAAAAAACAAAGCCGTTATGGAAAAAACAATTAAGTGGACTGAATGGCGATATTGGGGAGTGGCCATGGAATAGCATTGATGAATATTTTTCATTTCTAGAAAAGTCAAAAATGATAGGCAACGCAGCTTACCTGGTACCTCATGGCGCGGTTCGTTCCTTGGTCATGGGATTTGAAGATAGAGTGGCTACTAAACAAGAATTGGAAAAAATGCGTTTGCTGGTCGAGGAAGGAATGCGTATGGGAGCAGTAGGCTTGTCCTCAGGATTGGTATATCCCCCAAATGTTTTCTCCAATAAGGAAGAATTGATTGAAATATGCAAGGGTACCGCGAAATATGATGGCTGTTTCGTTGTCCATATTCGGAATGAAAGCATTCACTCTTTATCAGCTTTGGATGAAGTCATAGATGTTTCCAGACAATCCGGTGTAAGATTACATATTTCTCATTTTAAGATAATCGGCCAAGGAAACAGGGATAAATTTAAGAAAGCACTGGACAGAATGAATGCCGCTAGACATGAAGGTATTGAAATTACCTTTGATCAATATCCATATTCAGCGGCTTCAACGGTTTTTCATGCCATACTTCCACCTTGGATGCATGCAGGGGGAACGGAAGAAACCCTGATACGATTGAGTATTCCAGAAATCAGAAAAAGAATCTCGGAGGAATTTAAAACAAACACAGATTATGAAAATTGGGTTCTGAATTGTGGCTGGAAAAATATCATGATTACCTCCGTTCAAACGGATTCTAACAAATGCTTAGAAGGTAAGGATATGATGGAAATTTCAGAAATCAGGCAGCAATCCCCTGAAGATGCCGCATTTGATATTCTTATTGAGGAAAAAGGGAATGTAGCAATGGTCATTCATTGGGGCTTCGAGGAAGATGTTTTGCAGAGTATGTGTCATCCACTGCAAATGGTGGGATCTGATGGGATTTTTGGAGGTAAGCCGCATCCTCGATTATATGGGACATTTCCGAGAGTATTAGGCAAATATGTTAGGGAAGAAGGAGCTTTGACGCTTGAACAAGCGATTCGTCGAATGACAGGTGCTCCTGCGCAGCTAATGAGATTAAAGGATAGGGGATTAATTAAAGAGGGATATCAGGCAGATATTGTTATATTTGATCCTGAAAAAATTAAAGATCGAGCTACATTTGAAGAGCCGCTATTAGAGCCTGAAGGCATACATGTGGTTTATATAAATGGAAAATTAACCGTTTATCATGGGGAATACACAGGAGCACGGGATGGGAAGGTAATTAGAAGGTTCCAAAGTTCAAAAATAGATAAAGTGGCAACATTTTAG
- a CDS encoding GNAT family N-acetyltransferase, producing MTKTQEIAIRSLHRIEELEDVRKLESAIWGENDSIPTHQTITAVKNGGLVLGAYCEEKLIGFQYSFPGFNGQTAYLCSHILGIDEQFRNKGIGEKLKLAQREEALKLGFSLITWTYDPLESINGYLNIAKLGGVCSTYIANCYGEMDDLLNSGIPSDRFLVEWHIGKKETTDSSGRGIPLEFVMENSLIQWETIEKGVPVPSCTLPLPEQECDTAFVAIPKDFRTIRGTNSQAANEWRMKTRDTFTDLFQQGWEVTDFIKNSMTEIPVQFYVLTRK from the coding sequence ATGACGAAAACACAGGAAATTGCAATTCGTTCTCTTCATCGAATTGAAGAGCTAGAGGACGTAAGAAAGCTAGAATCCGCCATTTGGGGAGAAAACGACTCGATCCCCACACACCAAACCATAACAGCTGTGAAAAACGGTGGTTTGGTTCTAGGAGCTTATTGCGAGGAGAAGCTGATCGGATTTCAGTACAGCTTTCCGGGATTCAATGGGCAAACAGCCTATCTTTGTTCACATATTCTAGGAATAGATGAGCAATTCCGCAACAAAGGAATAGGGGAGAAGTTAAAGTTAGCCCAACGTGAGGAAGCGTTAAAGCTTGGCTTTTCCCTTATTACCTGGACTTACGATCCTTTGGAAAGTATTAATGGGTATTTAAATATAGCCAAGCTTGGTGGGGTCTGTTCCACATATATCGCAAACTGCTATGGCGAAATGGACGATCTTTTAAACAGCGGAATTCCATCTGACCGCTTTCTTGTCGAATGGCATATTGGTAAAAAGGAGACAACGGATTCTAGTGGACGGGGAATCCCGCTGGAATTTGTGATGGAAAACTCGCTTATTCAATGGGAGACCATCGAAAAGGGAGTGCCTGTTCCTTCTTGCACCCTTCCACTGCCTGAACAAGAATGTGATACAGCTTTTGTGGCCATTCCAAAAGACTTCCGAACAATAAGGGGCACAAATAGTCAAGCAGCCAATGAATGGCGGATGAAAACCAGGGACACATTTACCGATTTATTTCAGCAAGGATGGGAGGTAACAGATTTTATAAAGAATTCCATGACGGAAATTCCCGTTCAGTTTTATGTGCTGACAAGGAAATAA
- a CDS encoding amidohydrolase — MNPIQYIDQHQESLIKSYHDLHALAEPSWQEERSSCYILKCLRKAGMTTKTFKSHHGIIAEIPGISKKVVALRADMDALVQEVDGVVKANHSCGHDAHSTMVLYTALAIASSGIRPKHTLRFIFQPAEEKGEGALQMINDGALEDVTYLFGVHVRPSTEVPYMKASPVIVHGSAETIRGTIKGLQAHASRPQDGINVIEAAALLIQKLQQINLDTETSYSIKMTQFQTNNNVSNVIPETADFAIDARAQSNDVMNELNRLSEEAFDQTMQQTETSISWSAEEFVPAASLHEKAIKLAEAAIGEILGTENVVPVCISQGGEDFHFYTAKNPDITATMIGLGCDLTPGLHHPDMKFNLRALIYGTKILINTVMMATEE, encoded by the coding sequence ATGAACCCGATTCAATATATTGATCAGCATCAAGAATCATTGATAAAGTCCTACCATGACCTGCATGCTTTGGCTGAGCCAAGCTGGCAGGAGGAAAGATCGTCTTGCTACATATTAAAATGCCTTAGGAAAGCGGGAATGACCACAAAAACATTTAAAAGCCATCATGGAATCATTGCCGAGATTCCAGGCATCTCCAAAAAGGTCGTGGCATTAAGGGCTGATATGGATGCGCTTGTTCAGGAAGTAGATGGAGTTGTAAAGGCCAATCATTCATGTGGACATGACGCACATAGCACAATGGTTTTATATACAGCATTGGCCATTGCCTCCAGTGGAATCCGGCCTAAACATACTCTCCGATTCATATTTCAGCCTGCGGAAGAAAAAGGAGAAGGCGCCCTTCAAATGATCAATGATGGAGCATTGGAGGATGTTACATATTTATTCGGGGTACATGTAAGACCCAGTACGGAGGTTCCTTATATGAAAGCTTCCCCTGTCATTGTCCATGGCTCAGCCGAAACGATAAGGGGAACAATCAAAGGTTTACAAGCCCATGCATCCCGACCGCAAGATGGAATAAATGTCATCGAGGCAGCAGCTTTGCTTATACAAAAATTACAGCAGATTAATCTAGATACCGAAACTTCTTATTCAATCAAAATGACTCAATTTCAAACAAACAACAATGTATCAAACGTTATCCCGGAAACAGCTGACTTTGCAATTGATGCAAGAGCTCAATCAAATGATGTAATGAATGAATTAAATCGCTTATCAGAGGAAGCTTTTGACCAGACAATGCAACAAACTGAAACATCCATCTCCTGGTCTGCGGAAGAATTCGTCCCAGCTGCGAGTTTGCATGAAAAAGCCATAAAGCTGGCTGAAGCCGCCATTGGAGAAATCCTTGGGACGGAAAATGTCGTTCCGGTCTGCATTTCTCAAGGAGGAGAGGATTTTCACTTTTATACAGCCAAAAATCCTGATATAACAGCAACCATGATAGGGTTAGGCTGCGATTTAACGCCTGGTCTGCACCATCCGGATATGAAGTTTAATTTACGAGCACTTATTTATGGAACGAAAATTTTAATTAACACAGTAATGATGGCGACAGAAGAATAG
- a CDS encoding M81 family metallopeptidase translates to MRIAIGQLAHETNTFSRVRTTVDLFKVWEWTQGEELLDRHTGVLDYLGGMIDRGEELGIEIVPTFAAMANPSGTITQETFQEAKNLLISSIMNAGKLDGICLFLHGAGVADGVDDIEGEILSELRSILGSKLPIVAALDLHGNITETMVKEADVLLGNIDYPHTDSYERGIEAIDITARMIQGEVNPEMALSKLPLLIPTTTSYFSPIKEINEWCEEWEKHPEVLDCTLFHGFPYSDIPHAGVSVITITNNEPSLAQKISNDIAAKIFEKKDEFYPILPSPKKAISYASSRSEMPIIINEASDNPGAGTPGDGTFLLKEMIAANIPNSCFGFIFDPEVAKMAHKEGVGSLIQVELGGKTDRLHGNPLKISAYVKSLSDGKFIQSSPMWNGSKVNLGRSARLLVGNVDIIVCSVNSQTFDEQIFLLHGIDVEKSSIVGLKSSHHFRAAFMPIAKEIITVDSPGLSSAKLSTFDFKNISRPIYPFDSILNHLISLTNI, encoded by the coding sequence ATGAGAATAGCTATCGGTCAGTTGGCACATGAAACGAATACGTTTTCTCGAGTAAGAACGACAGTCGACTTATTTAAAGTATGGGAATGGACCCAAGGAGAGGAACTTCTCGATAGGCATACTGGTGTATTGGATTATCTGGGAGGGATGATCGATCGGGGAGAAGAGCTGGGGATTGAAATTGTGCCGACCTTTGCAGCCATGGCCAATCCTTCAGGAACGATAACACAGGAAACGTTTCAAGAAGCAAAAAATCTATTAATATCAAGTATTATGAATGCTGGAAAATTGGATGGGATTTGTCTATTTCTTCATGGTGCAGGAGTAGCAGATGGAGTTGACGATATTGAAGGTGAGATTTTATCGGAATTAAGAAGCATTTTAGGTTCAAAATTACCAATCGTAGCTGCTTTGGACCTCCATGGTAATATTACGGAAACCATGGTTAAAGAAGCAGATGTACTTCTCGGCAATATAGATTACCCTCATACGGATTCCTATGAAAGGGGGATAGAAGCGATTGATATAACTGCTCGCATGATACAAGGGGAAGTTAACCCGGAAATGGCTCTATCTAAATTACCATTACTTATTCCTACTACAACCTCCTACTTTTCTCCAATTAAAGAAATAAATGAATGGTGCGAGGAATGGGAAAAGCATCCCGAGGTCCTTGATTGTACCTTATTCCACGGCTTTCCATATTCAGATATCCCTCACGCAGGAGTTTCGGTAATTACCATTACGAATAATGAACCCTCTTTAGCACAAAAAATTTCAAATGATATAGCTGCTAAAATTTTTGAGAAGAAAGATGAATTTTATCCAATATTGCCGTCACCAAAGAAAGCCATTTCATATGCTTCCTCCCGAAGTGAAATGCCCATCATCATTAATGAAGCTTCTGATAACCCTGGTGCTGGTACACCTGGTGATGGCACCTTTTTATTGAAGGAAATGATAGCAGCAAACATTCCAAATAGCTGCTTTGGGTTTATTTTTGATCCAGAAGTAGCAAAAATGGCCCATAAAGAAGGTGTGGGGTCCCTAATTCAAGTCGAATTAGGTGGTAAAACAGATCGTTTACATGGTAACCCTCTAAAAATATCAGCTTATGTAAAAAGCCTTTCTGATGGCAAGTTTATTCAGTCCTCACCGATGTGGAATGGAAGCAAAGTGAACTTGGGGAGAAGTGCAAGATTATTGGTTGGTAATGTAGATATCATTGTATGCTCTGTAAATTCCCAGACTTTTGATGAACAAATTTTCCTTCTTCATGGAATAGATGTTGAGAAATCAAGTATTGTTGGTTTGAAATCATCTCACCATTTTCGCGCAGCCTTCATGCCTATTGCTAAAGAAATCATAACGGTTGACTCGCCTGGGTTAAGCAGTGCAAAGTTATCAACCTTTGATTTTAAGAATATAAGCAGACCGATTTACCCTTTTGATTCTATTTTAAATCATTTAATTAGTCTAACCAATATATAG
- a CDS encoding PaaI family thioesterase — MGKSLKGHELLQVLTEGKQPPNCDLTLQIEANYAQDGIAKGVWKVDEKFINGIGVAMGGFVTSAADIMMAYAISSKLSIGQSFASIDLHTTFHRPVRLGDVQVEAKVDRIGKKTAYVLADLFQNDKKVASVVSSVMIL, encoded by the coding sequence ATGGGGAAATCACTTAAAGGACACGAACTTTTACAAGTTTTAACAGAGGGGAAACAACCTCCGAATTGTGATCTAACGTTACAGATTGAAGCAAATTATGCCCAAGATGGAATTGCGAAAGGTGTATGGAAAGTAGATGAAAAGTTTATTAACGGAATTGGAGTAGCAATGGGTGGATTTGTTACTTCTGCAGCAGATATAATGATGGCTTATGCGATATCATCTAAATTAAGTATCGGGCAATCCTTCGCATCCATTGATTTACATACTACCTTTCATCGACCAGTGAGATTAGGGGACGTACAAGTTGAAGCAAAAGTTGACCGAATCGGAAAAAAAACTGCTTATGTACTCGCAGATTTATTTCAAAATGATAAAAAAGTGGCAAGCGTTGTGTCATCAGTTATGATCTTGTAA
- a CDS encoding MurR/RpiR family transcriptional regulator, translated as MEHLPFKLLVKEKFDHLSAGQKKVAAYLIENLDEAAFKTAFQIGREAEVSETTVIRFSYSLGFEGFSKMQARIQKQLLHQNHMDISNSDSILRIDDKQDPFTKVIENEVHILRHLLDHTNVQDIWRAVDVLIQADQILIAGHRISHAAAYWFSYTLSSLRENVSLCSPTGDFYEKFCNLTNKSVIVVFSFPRYANETLKVAECAKEQGVCLISVTDRLLSPVGRIADIALTTEENAETGTNSIASVISLLDLVIAGIHQKDEKRIHTHQQKLERLYSSYEVFNE; from the coding sequence TTGGAACATCTTCCTTTTAAATTATTAGTAAAGGAAAAATTTGACCATTTATCGGCAGGTCAAAAAAAAGTTGCCGCTTACCTGATTGAAAATTTGGATGAAGCCGCCTTTAAAACGGCATTTCAAATTGGTCGGGAAGCGGAGGTTAGTGAAACGACGGTCATTCGGTTTTCCTATTCATTAGGATTTGAAGGGTTTAGTAAAATGCAGGCCAGAATTCAAAAACAGCTGCTGCACCAAAATCATATGGACATATCCAATAGTGATTCGATTCTCCGCATTGATGACAAGCAAGATCCATTCACCAAAGTGATAGAAAACGAAGTTCATATTTTAAGACATCTATTAGATCATACGAACGTTCAGGATATATGGAGAGCAGTCGATGTCTTGATCCAGGCTGACCAAATATTAATTGCAGGGCATCGCATTTCCCATGCCGCAGCCTATTGGTTTTCCTATACGCTAAGTTCGTTAAGGGAAAATGTAAGTTTATGTTCACCAACAGGTGACTTCTATGAGAAGTTTTGTAACCTCACTAACAAGTCTGTGATAGTCGTTTTTTCCTTTCCGAGGTATGCGAATGAAACATTAAAAGTTGCTGAGTGTGCCAAAGAACAAGGAGTTTGTTTAATTTCAGTTACAGACCGCCTGCTGTCACCTGTTGGCCGCATCGCTGATATTGCATTGACAACTGAAGAAAACGCAGAAACCGGAACCAATTCAATCGCTTCCGTCATCAGCTTATTGGACTTGGTTATTGCAGGCATACATCAAAAGGACGAAAAACGGATCCACACCCATCAGCAAAAATTAGAAAGGCTATATTCAAGTTATGAAGTGTTTAATGAATGA
- a CDS encoding transcriptional regulator, whose protein sequence is MNSKVLVIGPIDLVELVITIGKSYSDITMLPAPYKHEQETMDVIKRRVDEADVLFFLGTIPYQMAKNQNITKPMVFIPSTGTSLYRTLFKIITETSFNPIKEPFRISIDTLPNREVKECFEDLEIYPEKMFLKADHKADELVHFHYELWKNDQTQVAVTCVKSVYESLKGLGVLVFRVLPTMSAIRSSLNNVLLEGKALLQSDTQIAIGILHFNNLLSSLKKPISEYGEQRKKAALQNLLIDFCEEAQAIFDWSERDEVRFITTRGAIERTTHKYKKAPLLDEIAMKIDVETTIGIGFGHTANEAEVSARKALMKARVNKPSCFVVDMDGTVFGPVGKDGRLKYSLRSDDPHIMNLAKTAGLSIATINKLLSFCECFGNRCITANDLANGLGLTIRSARRILNTLENTNLAVIVGEEQPINRGRPRQLYEFQFSRESVR, encoded by the coding sequence ATGAATTCAAAAGTATTAGTTATAGGTCCTATAGATTTAGTAGAACTAGTGATTACTATCGGCAAATCATACTCCGACATTACCATGTTACCTGCACCTTACAAACATGAACAAGAAACAATGGATGTGATTAAAAGAAGAGTCGACGAGGCAGATGTCTTATTCTTTTTAGGCACCATCCCTTATCAAATGGCAAAGAATCAAAACATTACTAAGCCAATGGTTTTTATTCCCTCAACAGGAACATCTTTGTATCGCACTCTTTTTAAGATCATAACAGAAACTTCGTTTAATCCAATCAAAGAACCTTTTAGGATTAGTATAGACACATTGCCAAATAGGGAAGTGAAAGAATGTTTTGAGGATTTAGAAATATATCCAGAAAAGATGTTTCTGAAAGCTGATCACAAAGCAGATGAATTGGTTCATTTTCATTATGAATTATGGAAAAATGATCAAACTCAGGTGGCCGTTACATGTGTTAAATCCGTATACGAATCGTTAAAAGGGCTAGGGGTGCTCGTTTTCAGGGTTCTACCTACAATGTCCGCCATTCGATCCAGTTTGAATAATGTTCTTTTGGAGGGGAAGGCCTTACTTCAAAGCGATACACAAATTGCCATTGGAATCCTGCATTTTAATAACTTGCTTTCTTCTTTAAAAAAGCCCATATCAGAATATGGAGAACAGCGAAAAAAAGCTGCACTTCAAAATCTTCTTATCGATTTTTGTGAAGAGGCCCAGGCTATTTTTGACTGGTCAGAACGAGATGAAGTCCGATTCATAACTACTCGGGGCGCCATTGAAAGGACTACCCACAAATATAAAAAAGCTCCGCTATTAGATGAGATAGCCATGAAAATTGATGTAGAGACCACCATCGGAATAGGATTTGGACATACAGCAAACGAAGCGGAAGTAAGTGCTCGTAAAGCACTTATGAAAGCGAGAGTTAATAAACCGAGTTGCTTTGTGGTTGACATGGATGGAACTGTTTTTGGGCCTGTCGGAAAAGATGGGAGATTGAAATATTCCTTGCGGAGTGATGACCCACATATAATGAACTTAGCAAAAACAGCTGGGCTCAGTATTGCAACCATAAACAAATTACTTTCCTTTTGTGAGTGCTTTGGCAATAGATGCATCACGGCAAATGATCTTGCAAATGGACTGGGTTTGACCATTAGGAGCGCAAGGAGAATCCTGAATACCCTTGAAAATACGAATCTAGCTGTCATCGTGGGTGAGGAACAGCCCATAAACCGAGGGAGACCCCGACAGCTATATGAATTTCAATTTTCCAGGGAGTCAGTCAGATAG